In candidate division KSB1 bacterium, one DNA window encodes the following:
- a CDS encoding ATP-binding protein: MKIPLRKKLFLTHLALLALITAAASVITDFELQRYYKDRLFQQLKIQLDEIEFLLANGAFTAPSGELDYGKLVEYAGAGAIRLTLIDSSGVLRFDSHVPRDSLDRLTNHFDRPEVVQARATGMGRAERQSDTVPTRLFYVAKLVAPARAGTGLLKQVTCLRLAVPLTEIEAAVRELRWQILAGGSLALLLTAVAGYWVARRLTDPIHRLAEVVDAVRMGNLDAHFQRSSNDEIGDLADLLNEMLAKLRDDLKQMHKLENMRTQFLGNVSHELRTPIFALQGYLETLLYGSVNEPQTQRMFLEKAYRQAGRLNNLLTDLIDISRIESGEMKMSFRYFDVAEWLARQIPDLQNQANQYEVTVSLKNGADLGSVIALGDRERLTQVITNLASNAIKYNVPGGRVELGYQINKKEVEIYVADTGRGIPAEHLPRIFERFYRVDRERSRDVGGTGLGLAIVKHIVEAHGSHVKVKSEVGKGSVFSFSLKRNLIKD, from the coding sequence ATGAAGATTCCCCTGCGCAAAAAGCTGTTTCTCACACACCTTGCCCTGCTGGCGCTGATCACCGCTGCCGCCAGTGTGATCACCGACTTCGAATTGCAAAGGTACTACAAGGATCGTCTGTTTCAGCAGTTGAAAATTCAACTGGATGAAATCGAGTTCTTGCTGGCCAATGGCGCCTTCACCGCGCCATCCGGCGAGCTGGACTACGGCAAGCTGGTCGAGTATGCCGGCGCGGGTGCCATCCGCCTCACCCTGATCGATTCCAGCGGCGTGTTGCGTTTTGATTCGCACGTGCCGCGCGATTCGCTTGACCGCCTGACCAACCATTTTGACCGCCCGGAAGTGGTGCAGGCGCGTGCCACGGGCATGGGCCGCGCAGAGCGACAGAGCGACACGGTTCCCACCCGCTTGTTTTATGTCGCCAAGCTGGTCGCGCCGGCACGGGCCGGCACGGGATTGCTCAAACAGGTAACCTGCCTGCGCCTGGCGGTGCCGCTCACCGAGATTGAAGCAGCGGTGCGGGAGCTGCGCTGGCAGATCCTTGCCGGCGGCAGCCTGGCCCTGTTGCTCACCGCAGTGGCGGGGTATTGGGTGGCACGGCGCCTGACCGACCCCATCCACAGGCTGGCGGAAGTCGTCGATGCAGTGAGGATGGGCAACCTGGACGCCCACTTCCAGCGCAGCTCCAATGATGAAATCGGCGACCTGGCGGATTTGCTCAATGAAATGCTGGCCAAACTGCGCGACGATTTGAAGCAGATGCACAAACTCGAAAACATGCGCACGCAGTTTCTCGGCAATGTGTCGCATGAGCTGCGCACCCCGATTTTCGCGCTGCAGGGCTATCTCGAAACCCTGCTGTATGGCAGTGTCAACGAGCCGCAAACGCAGCGCATGTTCCTGGAAAAAGCCTATCGCCAGGCCGGCCGGCTGAACAATCTGCTCACCGATCTGATTGACATCTCGCGTATCGAATCCGGCGAGATGAAAATGAGCTTCCGCTATTTTGATGTAGCGGAATGGCTGGCGCGCCAAATCCCCGATTTGCAAAACCAGGCCAACCAATACGAGGTCACCGTCAGTTTGAAAAATGGCGCCGATCTCGGCTCAGTAATTGCGCTGGGTGACCGTGAACGCCTGACACAGGTGATCACCAACCTCGCCAGCAATGCCATCAAGTATAACGTGCCTGGCGGCCGGGTCGAACTCGGCTATCAAATCAATAAGAAGGAGGTCGAGATCTACGTAGCGGATACCGGCCGCGGCATCCCCGCCGAGCATTTGCCCCGTATTTTCGAACGCTTCTATCGCGTAGATCGTGAGCGCTCACGCGATGTGGGCGGCACGGGCCTGGGCCTCGCCATCGTCAAACACATCGTGGAAGCACACGGCAGCCACGTCAAGGTTAAGAGCGAAGTGGGCAAAGGTTCAGTATTCAGCTTTTCGCTGAAACGCAATCTCATCAAAGATTGA
- the phoU gene encoding phosphate signaling complex protein PhoU has protein sequence MQKSVLHHNFEELAGLPSELLYLASLAEKAVELSIQALQQRDAALAQKVITDDLQLDRRELAIEELCVTLLARQRLTAGELRTVVSALKINNDLERIGDHAVNIAGNTLTLLQEPVLELPPEIPRLAGLAQLMVRDAIDAFVHREATVAVSVCRRDDEADALNQHILRVLIDYMTGEARRIAGGLSLILVSRNLERIADLSTNIAEEVVYMVEARTIKHRHR, from the coding sequence ATGCAAAAGTCAGTCTTGCACCATAATTTTGAAGAGTTGGCCGGTCTGCCGAGCGAATTGCTGTATCTCGCGTCGCTGGCGGAAAAGGCGGTGGAGTTGTCGATTCAAGCCCTGCAACAGCGCGATGCCGCGCTGGCTCAAAAAGTCATCACTGATGATTTGCAGCTCGACCGGCGCGAGCTGGCGATCGAAGAGCTGTGCGTCACTCTGCTCGCGCGCCAGCGCCTGACAGCCGGCGAACTGCGGACGGTGGTATCGGCGCTCAAAATCAACAACGATCTCGAACGCATCGGTGATCATGCCGTCAACATCGCCGGCAACACCCTGACGCTGTTGCAGGAGCCGGTGCTGGAGTTGCCGCCGGAAATTCCGCGGCTGGCGGGCCTGGCGCAGCTCATGGTGCGCGATGCCATCGATGCTTTCGTGCATCGCGAAGCGACGGTGGCGGTCTCCGTGTGCCGGCGCGACGACGAGGCGGATGCCCTCAACCAGCACATCCTGCGCGTGCTGATCGACTACATGACCGGCGAGGCACGCCGCATTGCCGGCGGGTTGTCACTGATTCTGGTCAGCAGGAATCTCGAACGAATTGCAGATTTGTCCACCAACATCGCAGAAGAGGTCGTTTACATGGTGGAGGCACGCACCATCAAGCACCGCCACCGCTGA
- the pstA gene encoding phosphate ABC transporter permease PstA codes for MVRKNQRAELLAKSVFLVMTLLMITPLLMIVGYLFSQAAPILSIDFLLSNPVRGMRAGGIWAPLLGTIYLVGISLLIAAPIGVLAAVYLNEYARDNWLNRIVNLAVVNLAGVPSIVHALFGLGAFVLFAGMGRSILAASLTLAIMTLPVIIASTKEALASVPQAFREACWNVGATRWQTIRHIVLPNSISGILTGIILQVSRAAGETAPIMFTGAVFFKAIPEGDLFAYNLFDQCMALSMHLFTISTQVPDVPKALPYGTAVVLLLTVLLVNALAIGLRVYLRSRKKW; via the coding sequence ATGGTGCGCAAGAACCAGCGCGCCGAGCTGCTGGCCAAGTCTGTCTTTCTGGTCATGACGCTGCTGATGATCACGCCGTTGTTGATGATTGTCGGCTATCTGTTCTCTCAGGCGGCGCCGATTTTGTCGATCGACTTTTTGCTTTCCAATCCGGTGCGCGGCATGCGGGCGGGCGGCATTTGGGCGCCGCTGTTGGGCACCATCTATCTCGTCGGGATTTCGCTGCTGATCGCGGCCCCCATAGGCGTGCTGGCGGCGGTTTATCTCAACGAGTATGCGCGTGACAACTGGCTCAACCGCATCGTCAATCTCGCGGTGGTCAATCTCGCCGGTGTGCCGAGCATCGTGCATGCGCTGTTCGGCCTCGGCGCGTTCGTTTTGTTTGCGGGCATGGGGCGGTCGATCCTGGCGGCCTCGTTGACGCTGGCCATCATGACGCTGCCGGTGATCATCGCCAGCACCAAGGAGGCGCTGGCATCGGTGCCCCAGGCCTTCCGGGAGGCCTGCTGGAACGTGGGCGCCACGCGCTGGCAAACCATCCGGCACATCGTGCTGCCCAATTCGATCAGCGGCATTCTCACCGGCATCATTCTGCAGGTTTCACGCGCCGCCGGGGAGACCGCACCCATCATGTTCACCGGCGCCGTCTTCTTCAAAGCCATTCCCGAGGGCGATCTTTTCGCCTACAATTTGTTCGACCAATGCATGGCCCTGTCGATGCACCTGTTCACCATCTCCACCCAGGTGCCGGATGTGCCGAAAGCATTGCCCTACGGCACGGCCGTGGTGTTGCTGTTGACCGTGCTGCTGGTCAATGCCCTGGCCATTGGGCTGCGCGTTTATCTTCGTTCCCGCAAGAAATGGTGA
- a CDS encoding response regulator, with the protein MSQLCDLYDHAGSDDDAIAIADDLTLACLLLVSSDPQQGLARKLELESQGYYVICAHLATEALQLMQWMPFDLVIVDTVLPDMHGLDLISQIAARTPHLPIILAAPPSDLAHDFRSWTADAVVDHTSSGASLLVHVMTLLQGRKCAH; encoded by the coding sequence GTGAGCCAACTCTGCGATCTGTATGACCATGCCGGGAGCGACGACGACGCCATTGCCATTGCAGATGATTTGACCCTGGCCTGCCTGCTGCTGGTGAGCAGCGACCCGCAACAGGGCCTGGCCCGCAAACTGGAACTCGAATCGCAGGGCTACTATGTGATCTGCGCCCATCTTGCCACCGAGGCGCTGCAGCTCATGCAATGGATGCCCTTCGACCTGGTGATCGTTGATACAGTTTTGCCCGACATGCACGGCCTCGATCTCATCAGTCAGATCGCGGCGCGGACCCCGCACCTGCCCATTATCCTCGCTGCCCCCCCTTCTGATCTGGCACATGACTTTCGCTCCTGGACTGCCGATGCCGTTGTCGATCACACCAGCAGCGGGGCGTCATTGCTTGTCCACGTCATGACGCTGCTGCAGGGGCGCAAATGCGCACATTGA
- a CDS encoding STAS domain-containing protein: MGQVAARPSRHLLKQSDAGLAHLATCSIFQFFKVTPPRQRRVPGMSHTAIAKCSRLDASQSPSSSSPSVSFKITAAGSHVRGQIILQGAITGKSVSALKSFFENITAAPVASWRLDMKGLELLSFAGLRHLARFASARRRNGAAVRIVGIHENIFATLLDMKLLDLFLWAD, encoded by the coding sequence ATGGGACAGGTTGCCGCCCGACCATCCCGTCACCTCCTGAAGCAGTCAGATGCTGGTCTCGCACACCTCGCCACCTGCTCGATCTTCCAGTTTTTCAAGGTCACACCCCCACGCCAGAGGAGAGTTCCAGGTATGTCCCATACCGCGATCGCGAAATGCTCCCGGCTGGACGCCAGCCAGTCTCCTTCGTCTTCCTCACCCAGCGTTTCCTTCAAAATCACGGCAGCCGGGTCGCATGTCCGCGGCCAAATCATCTTGCAGGGTGCCATCACCGGAAAAAGCGTTTCCGCGCTGAAGAGTTTCTTCGAAAATATCACCGCCGCACCGGTAGCAAGCTGGCGCCTCGACATGAAGGGGCTGGAGCTGCTGAGTTTCGCAGGTCTGCGTCATCTCGCGCGTTTTGCCAGTGCCCGTCGCCGGAACGGCGCGGCAGTGCGGATTGTGGGCATTCACGAGAATATTTTTGCAACATTGCTCGATATGAAGCTGCTCGATCTGTTCCTCTGGGCGGATTGA
- a CDS encoding OprO/OprP family phosphate-selective porin has translation MQQRPGACLAAGLCVLLSATSNFSQEVKSRHAESWELAGSIQLQHLYNPDFTGDSRVTDNGFRMRRGRLSARGRLNAFVDATMQIEVRDNSPRLKDAEGRIKLANSFYLRFGQFKVPVWREELRSSTNLLLIERSAAAEFLVVNNFSARQIGLEFGRRPERGLQIALNISNGAGEGIREDAGRPKSDFVNNGKLLTGRLNLPLGERVHIGVSAAANRVTRLTQTAGGNVTVAGMQTLLAPDVGLYLHHDKKTQFDLEGGVGVGKLAREVAGGSAAKFLLADLSGRWLARLSHPLAGLGGLDALELAASVCYLEPDDRQDNEFIGVRFGPAIHFGRSSRLQINGEWDKPLQTGGQSVLQVRSQINFIF, from the coding sequence ATGCAGCAACGCCCCGGTGCTTGCCTGGCAGCCGGATTATGCGTTTTGCTTTCTGCCACTTCCAATTTCTCTCAAGAAGTCAAATCACGCCATGCGGAATCGTGGGAGCTCGCCGGTTCCATTCAACTGCAACACCTCTACAACCCTGATTTCACCGGCGACAGCCGGGTGACCGACAATGGGTTCCGCATGCGGCGTGGCCGATTATCGGCACGGGGACGGCTCAATGCCTTCGTCGACGCCACGATGCAGATCGAGGTGCGAGACAACAGCCCGCGCCTCAAGGACGCCGAAGGCAGAATCAAACTGGCCAACAGTTTTTACCTGCGTTTTGGCCAGTTCAAAGTGCCGGTGTGGCGCGAGGAGCTGCGGTCCTCCACTAATCTGCTGCTGATCGAACGCAGCGCAGCGGCAGAGTTTCTGGTGGTCAACAATTTTTCCGCCCGCCAAATTGGCCTGGAATTCGGCCGGCGGCCGGAGCGCGGGCTGCAGATTGCGCTGAATATTTCCAATGGCGCGGGGGAGGGCATTCGCGAAGATGCCGGCCGGCCGAAGAGCGACTTTGTGAACAATGGCAAGTTGCTCACCGGCCGCCTCAACCTGCCCCTCGGTGAGCGCGTGCACATCGGCGTTTCGGCGGCGGCCAATCGCGTGACCCGCCTCACACAAACAGCGGGGGGCAACGTGACTGTCGCCGGCATGCAGACGCTGCTCGCCCCGGATGTCGGACTTTATCTTCACCACGACAAGAAGACACAATTCGACCTTGAAGGCGGGGTGGGGGTCGGCAAACTTGCGCGCGAGGTGGCAGGCGGCAGCGCGGCCAAGTTTCTTTTGGCGGATCTCAGTGGGCGCTGGCTGGCCAGACTGAGTCATCCCCTCGCCGGCCTGGGTGGTCTGGATGCCCTGGAGCTGGCGGCGAGTGTTTGTTATCTCGAACCTGATGACCGCCAGGACAATGAATTTATCGGAGTGCGCTTCGGACCGGCAATCCACTTCGGCAGGAGCAGCCGGTTGCAGATCAATGGCGAGTGGGACAAGCCGCTGCAGACAGGGGGGCAGTCGGTTTTGCAGGTGCGCTCACAGATCAATTTCATTTTTTAA
- the pstC gene encoding phosphate ABC transporter permease subunit PstC: protein MMNRRRFETLIERFIEALIWFCGISAIIFVASIFVFVFREGAGYLFTGLDLREFLTSAEWYPTSAANKRYGVLALMAGTFSVTALAMLIAVPFGLGAAIFISEFCGPGAKETLKIVIELLAAIPSVVWGFIGLTVMNPLIIKLFDAPIGLNVLNGGIILALMSVPIIVSIGEDSLKAVPDSYREAAQALGATRWQVVFRVLLPAAKNGLLAAVLLGIGRGVGETMAVLMATGHAVNIPHSLLDSVRTLTATIAAELGEAPVGSEHYQVLFIIGILLFTITFIVNLVADLVVRGIRGR from the coding sequence ATGATGAACCGCCGCCGTTTCGAAACGCTGATTGAACGCTTCATCGAAGCGTTAATTTGGTTTTGCGGCATCAGCGCCATCATCTTTGTCGCCTCGATTTTCGTTTTCGTGTTCCGCGAGGGCGCAGGTTATCTCTTCACCGGGCTGGATTTGAGGGAATTTCTCACCAGCGCGGAATGGTATCCGACCTCGGCCGCCAACAAGCGTTATGGCGTTCTGGCATTGATGGCCGGCACCTTCAGTGTCACGGCTCTGGCCATGCTCATCGCCGTACCCTTCGGTTTGGGGGCGGCGATTTTCATTTCGGAGTTCTGCGGCCCCGGGGCCAAAGAAACACTCAAAATCGTCATTGAGCTGCTGGCGGCCATCCCTTCGGTGGTGTGGGGTTTTATCGGCCTGACCGTGATGAACCCGCTCATCATCAAACTCTTTGATGCACCCATTGGCTTGAACGTGCTGAACGGCGGCATTATCCTGGCCCTGATGAGCGTGCCCATCATTGTCTCCATCGGCGAAGATTCCCTGAAAGCAGTGCCGGATTCGTATCGCGAGGCGGCGCAGGCCCTGGGTGCAACCCGCTGGCAGGTGGTCTTTCGCGTGCTGTTGCCGGCCGCGAAGAACGGACTGCTGGCGGCCGTCCTGCTCGGCATCGGCCGTGGTGTCGGCGAAACCATGGCCGTGCTCATGGCCACCGGCCACGCTGTCAATATCCCTCACAGCCTGCTCGATTCTGTGCGAACCCTGACCGCCACCATCGCGGCGGAGCTGGGCGAAGCGCCGGTGGGCTCCGAGCATTACCAGGTGTTGTTCATCATCGGCATCCTGCTGTTCACGATTACCTTTATTGTGAATCTGGTCGCTGACCTGGTGGTGCGCGGGATTCGGGGAAGGTGA
- the phoU gene encoding phosphate signaling complex protein PhoU, which produces MNSHYEISLQRDMDLIRRKVIEMSTLAENALKASLQALVEHNRQIAYSVILRDQYIDEMEKELDRLCLEFLVRQQPVAGQLRFVYAVIKINNELERIGDYAESIARQFLSISALTLQPSYSRFLEIANLAIPMLRNAMQAFIDQNQELALATLEMEDRVDAIRNAINAELVHLRENGELPLEALAPLMLIASRFERVADQACNICEEVLYMCTGKYIKHKGGEVFRVLFVDENNASLSQMAEAIGNHLGISKFIFSSAGIMPKPLAEATLQFMATKGFDLSRHSSKYVNQIVNLEHYQVIVALTAAAQVAFPPPPTKTVSILWEVQDPATVQGSPAEVQQAHEKAYQYLETHIRDLVHAILGDEKS; this is translated from the coding sequence ATGAATTCCCATTATGAAATCAGCCTGCAACGTGATATGGATTTGATCCGCCGCAAAGTGATCGAGATGTCCACGCTTGCGGAGAACGCGCTCAAGGCGAGTCTGCAGGCGCTGGTCGAGCACAATCGGCAAATCGCCTATTCGGTGATCCTGCGCGACCAATACATCGATGAGATGGAAAAGGAGCTCGACCGACTGTGCCTGGAGTTTTTGGTGCGGCAACAACCGGTCGCCGGGCAACTGCGTTTCGTCTATGCGGTGATCAAGATCAACAACGAACTGGAGCGCATCGGCGATTATGCCGAGAGCATCGCGCGGCAGTTTCTAAGCATCAGCGCGCTGACCCTGCAGCCCTCCTACAGCCGCTTCCTGGAAATAGCCAACCTCGCCATTCCGATGTTGCGCAATGCCATGCAGGCCTTCATCGATCAGAACCAGGAACTGGCGTTGGCCACGCTGGAAATGGAAGACCGGGTCGACGCCATCCGCAATGCCATCAATGCCGAGCTGGTGCATCTGCGCGAGAACGGCGAGTTGCCGCTGGAGGCGCTTGCCCCCCTGATGTTGATTGCCAGCCGCTTCGAGCGGGTGGCCGATCAAGCCTGCAACATCTGCGAAGAAGTGCTGTACATGTGCACCGGCAAATACATCAAGCACAAGGGCGGGGAAGTCTTTCGCGTGCTGTTCGTGGATGAGAACAATGCCAGTTTGAGCCAGATGGCGGAGGCGATCGGCAACCACCTGGGCATTTCCAAGTTCATCTTCAGCAGCGCCGGCATCATGCCCAAACCTCTCGCGGAAGCCACGCTTCAGTTCATGGCCACAAAAGGCTTCGATCTGTCACGACACAGCTCGAAGTACGTCAATCAAATCGTCAATCTCGAGCACTATCAAGTGATCGTGGCACTCACCGCAGCCGCGCAGGTGGCGTTTCCACCCCCCCCGACCAAAACGGTGAGCATCTTGTGGGAGGTGCAGGACCCGGCGACGGTGCAGGGCTCGCCCGCTGAGGTGCAGCAGGCTCATGAGAAGGCCTATCAGTATTTGGAAACACACATCCGCGATCTTGTGCACGCCATCCTGGGCGACGAAAAAAGCTGA
- a CDS encoding response regulator transcription factor, giving the protein MPKKILIVDDEQDILDLIKYNLETEGYTTLQARDGVQALNLAHSALPDLIILDVMLPGKDGWQVMRELRQSPETQHIPVIFLTARASEIDEVVGIELGADDYIVKPISIRKLLARVKMTLRRALPPAAGRPEVLNFGEVQINTLNYSVRVGGREVPFTKKEFEVLVFLAERPGRVITRETLLNEIWGDNVVVIDRTIDVHIRKIREKLGEQNMHLIETIKGVGYRMKAEN; this is encoded by the coding sequence ATGCCGAAAAAAATCCTGATTGTCGATGATGAACAGGACATTCTCGATTTGATCAAATACAATCTTGAGACCGAGGGGTACACCACGCTGCAGGCGCGTGACGGCGTGCAGGCGCTCAACCTGGCGCACTCTGCCCTGCCCGATTTGATCATCCTGGACGTCATGCTGCCCGGCAAGGACGGCTGGCAGGTGATGCGCGAGCTGCGCCAAAGTCCGGAGACGCAGCACATCCCGGTGATCTTCCTGACCGCGCGCGCCAGCGAAATCGACGAGGTGGTGGGCATCGAATTGGGCGCGGATGACTACATTGTCAAGCCCATCAGTATCCGCAAGCTGCTGGCACGCGTCAAGATGACGTTGCGCCGCGCGCTGCCGCCCGCTGCCGGACGGCCGGAAGTGCTGAATTTCGGCGAGGTGCAGATCAACACGCTCAACTATTCCGTGCGTGTCGGCGGCCGCGAGGTGCCCTTCACCAAAAAGGAGTTCGAAGTGCTGGTGTTCCTCGCGGAGCGACCGGGCCGTGTCATCACGCGGGAGACCCTGCTCAACGAAATCTGGGGGGACAACGTGGTGGTGATCGACCGCACCATCGATGTGCACATTCGCAAGATTCGCGAGAAGCTCGGCGAACAGAACATGCACTTGATTGAAACCATCAAGGGTGTCGGCTATCGCATGAAGGCGGAGAATTGA
- a CDS encoding exopolyphosphatase yields the protein MRGQLLKFAAIDIGSNAVRLLFANVVADSAKPVVQKDSLIRVPLRLGTEVFAHGRLPEEKANDLLKTMIAFKYLLETQRPLAYRACATSAIREAANGREICDRIRAETGIAVEIITGKREAEVIYSNHVAERLQGGTSYLYIDVGGGSTELTLFSENCVVASASFDIGTVRLLGNLVSPSAWQALKVWVKTVSAGHRPLAAIGTGGNINKYFSLAEQREGKPLTYKKLRALYALLKSHTLAERIEQLRLKPDRADVIVPAGRIYLTIMKWADIAEIHVPQVGLSDGLIHILYDEYRRGIHQ from the coding sequence ATGCGAGGACAACTGTTGAAATTCGCAGCCATCGACATCGGCTCCAACGCGGTGCGTCTGCTCTTTGCGAACGTGGTTGCCGACAGCGCCAAGCCGGTGGTGCAAAAGGATTCCCTCATTCGCGTGCCGTTGCGCCTGGGCACGGAGGTGTTTGCCCACGGCCGTCTGCCGGAAGAGAAGGCCAATGATTTGCTGAAGACCATGATCGCGTTCAAATACCTGCTCGAAACGCAACGGCCGCTGGCCTACCGCGCCTGTGCCACCTCGGCAATCCGCGAGGCGGCCAACGGCCGCGAAATTTGTGATCGCATACGGGCAGAAACCGGCATTGCCGTGGAGATCATAACGGGCAAGCGGGAAGCCGAGGTGATTTATTCCAACCATGTGGCGGAAAGACTGCAGGGGGGCACTTCTTATCTCTATATCGATGTGGGCGGCGGCAGCACGGAATTGACGCTGTTCTCGGAAAATTGCGTCGTGGCGTCGGCCTCTTTCGACATCGGCACGGTGCGCCTGCTCGGTAATTTGGTGTCGCCCTCCGCCTGGCAGGCGCTGAAAGTCTGGGTGAAAACGGTATCCGCGGGGCACCGGCCGCTGGCGGCCATCGGCACCGGCGGCAACATCAACAAGTATTTCAGCCTCGCCGAGCAGCGCGAGGGCAAGCCGCTCACCTACAAGAAGCTGCGCGCGCTGTACGCCCTGCTGAAGTCACACACGCTCGCAGAGCGCATCGAACAATTGCGGCTGAAGCCTGATCGCGCCGACGTCATCGTCCCGGCCGGCCGCATTTACCTGACGATTATGAAATGGGCCGACATCGCGGAAATCCACGTGCCGCAAGTGGGCTTGTCCGACGGCCTGATTCACATTCTGTATGACGAATATCGTCGCGGCATCCACCAATGA
- a CDS encoding phosphate ABC transporter substrate-binding protein — protein MKNCSVNWRFAVVIAAAMGWALPGCGGGGKKVEKLTIQNAGSDTMVNLAQHWAEVYATVDTTVSVEVSGGGSGTGIAALINGTVDLANSSRKIHADESERARANTGREPVEYIVGYDALAVYVHKDNPLEEITLEQLAEIYGAGGTITKWSQLGVTNPGCPKDEIIRVSRQSNSGTYEYFREAISHAKGQTLDFKLGSVDMNGSKDVVELVGKTPCAIGYSGMGYATPEVKMLRVARAAGETAYPPTVANTQNQTYPIARPLYMYASGSPAPHVQRYLDWIHSEAGQKLVEESGYVPIPHKTGAGSESAGNP, from the coding sequence ATGAAAAATTGTTCTGTCAACTGGCGGTTTGCGGTGGTGATCGCCGCGGCGATGGGCTGGGCGCTGCCCGGTTGTGGCGGAGGCGGCAAAAAAGTCGAAAAATTGACCATCCAAAACGCCGGTTCCGACACCATGGTGAATCTGGCACAACACTGGGCGGAAGTGTACGCCACGGTCGACACCACCGTTTCCGTTGAAGTTTCCGGCGGCGGCTCCGGCACCGGCATCGCCGCGCTCATCAACGGCACGGTGGATCTGGCGAACAGCAGCCGCAAGATTCATGCGGATGAGAGCGAGCGTGCCCGCGCCAACACGGGCAGGGAGCCGGTGGAATACATCGTCGGTTATGATGCCCTGGCGGTCTATGTGCACAAGGACAATCCCCTGGAAGAGATCACTCTGGAACAATTGGCCGAAATTTACGGGGCTGGCGGCACGATCACCAAATGGTCGCAACTGGGCGTGACGAATCCCGGCTGTCCCAAGGATGAGATCATTCGCGTCAGTCGGCAATCCAATTCCGGCACCTACGAGTATTTCCGCGAGGCGATCAGTCACGCCAAAGGCCAGACACTGGATTTTAAACTGGGCTCGGTGGACATGAACGGCTCCAAAGATGTGGTCGAGCTGGTGGGCAAGACACCCTGTGCCATCGGCTACAGTGGCATGGGGTACGCCACCCCCGAGGTAAAAATGTTGCGCGTGGCGCGTGCCGCTGGTGAAACCGCATATCCCCCGACGGTCGCCAACACGCAAAATCAGACCTATCCCATCGCGCGGCCGTTGTACATGTATGCCTCCGGTTCCCCCGCTCCGCATGTGCAGCGCTATTTGGACTGGATTCACTCGGAGGCCGGGCAGAAACTCGTGGAGGAATCTGGCTATGTGCCGATTCCGCACAAGACGGGCGCCGGCAGTGAAAGTGCAGGAAATCCCTGA